From a single Apium graveolens cultivar Ventura chromosome 2, ASM990537v1, whole genome shotgun sequence genomic region:
- the LOC141706959 gene encoding uncharacterized protein LOC141706959 isoform X1 gives MDYLVSLQQTHQGLCLFHSKYKDYSRKIQSLGSSIGSVKVFDEDKSCGLVLCGGNYKGSRKNEIFRKKKGSLVCANSKSKSLSSNGHVSNLDFKNGGSSSSGSSSGSESGSSQYNSSRNFEEYQSNNNLRRLIRNGELEEGLRFLESMVYRGDIPDIIPCTSLIRGFCRLRKTKKATRVLEIIEESGAVPDVITYNVLISGYCKVGEIDNALEILDRMSVAPDVVTYNTILRSLCDSGKLKQAMEVLDRQLQKECYPDVITYTILIEATCKEIGVGQGMKLLDEMRSKGCKPDVVTYNVLINGICKEGRLNEAIKFLDNMPSYGCRPNVITHNIILRSMCSTGRWRDAEKLLTEMVHKGCSPSVVTFNILINFLCRKGLLGRAIDILEKMPKHGCSPNSLSYNPLLHGFCQEKKMDRAIEYLEIMVSRGCYPDIVTYNTLLTALCKDGKVNIAVEILNQLSSKGCSPVLITYNTVIDGLAKMGKTDSAITLLDEMREKGLKPDIITYSSLLGGLCREAKIEEAIKFFHDLEGLGARPNAITYNSIMLGLCKARRTDRAIDFLDSMVSQGCKPTEATYTILIEGLAYEGLAKEALEILNELCSRGVVKRSSAPQLSRIPDWWWQ, from the exons ATGGATTATTTGGTGTCTTTACAACAAACCCATCAAGGGTTATGCTTATTTCATTCTAAATATAAAGATTATAGTAGAAAGATTCAATCTTTAGGGTCTAGTATTGGTTCAGTGAAGGTGTTTGATGAGGATAAGTCATGTGGTCTTGTTCTTTGTGGTGGAAATTATAAAGGGTCGAGGAAAAATGAGATTTTTCGAAAGAAAAAGGGAAGCTTGGTATGTGCTAATTCGAAGTCTAAAAGTTTGAGCTCTAATGGGCATGTGTCTAATCTTGATTTTAAGAATGGGGGTAGTTCTAGTTCAGGTTCGAGCTCGGGTTCGGAATCGGGTTCAAGTCAGTATAATTCATCGCGGAATTTTGAGGAGTACCAGAGTAATAATAATCTTCGGAGGTTGATTAGAAATGGGGAGTTAGAGGAGGGGTTAAGGTTTTTAGAGAGCATGGTTTATAGAGGTGATATTCCGGATATTATTCCTTGTACAAGTTTGATTCGAGGGTTTTGTCGACTTCGGAAAACTAAGAAAGCTACTAGGGTTTTGGAAATAATTGAGGAGTCGGGGGCTGTTCCTGATGTTATTACTTATAATGTGTTGATTAGTGGGTATTGTAAGGTGGGAGAGATTGATAATGCATTGGAGATTTTAGATCGGATGAGTGTTGCTCCGGATGTTGTTACTTATAATACCATCTTGCGTAGTTTATGTGATAGTGGGAAACTTAAACAAGCAATGGAAGTTCTTGATAGGCAGTTACAAAAGGAGTGTTACCCTGATGTGATAACGTATACTATTTTGATTGAAGCTACTTGTAAGGAGATTGGGGTAGGTCAGGGAATGAAGTTGTTGGATGAAATGAGGAGTAAAGGTTGTAAACCGGATGTTGTTACTTATAACGTCCTTATCAATGGTATATGCAAAGAAGGGAGGTTGAATGAAGCAATAAAATTCTTGGATAATATGCCGTCATATGGTTGCCGGCCGAACGTAATAACACATAATATAATTCTTCGTAGCATGTGTAGTACTGGTAGGTGGAGGGATGCTGAGAAACTTTTGACTGAGATGGTTCACAAAGGATGTTCTCCTAGTGTTGTTACCTTTAACATCTTGATTAATTTCTTATGTAGGAAAGGATTATTGGGTCGAGCGATTGATATATTGGAGAAGATGCCTAAGCATGGATGTAGTCCTAATTCGTTGAGTTATAATCCTTTGCTTCATGGATTCTGCCAAGAGAAGAAGATGGATAGGGcaattgaatatttagagattatGGTGTCCAGAGGGTGTTACCCCGATATTGTGACCTATAATACCCTACTCACTGCTTTATGCAAAGATGGGAAAGTTAATATTGCAGTTGAGATACTTAATCAGCTAAGTAGCAAAGGTTGCTCGCCAGTATTGATCACTTATAACACAGTGATTGATGGGCTAGCAAAAATGGGGAAAACAGATTCTGCTATAACTCTGTTGGATGAAATGCGAGAAAAGGGTCTCAAGCCTGATATCATTACTTATTCTTCACTTTTAGGAGGGCTTTGCAGAGAAGCAAAGATTGAGGAGGCCATTAAATTCTTTCATGACTTGGAAGGACTGGGTGCCAGGCCTAATGCTATTACCTACAACTCTATCATGCTTGGGCTCTGTAAGGCCCGTAGAACTGATCGCGCCATCGACTTCCTAGATAGTATGGTATCGCAAGGATGTAAACCTACTGAAGCTACTTACACTATTCTTATAGAAGGTTTAGCTTATGAAGGACTAGCCAAGGAAGCCCTGGAGATTTTAAACGAGTTGTGCTCGAGGGGAGTTGTGAAGAGAAGTTCTGCACCGCAG CTTAGTAGAATACCTGATTGGTGGTGGCAGTAA
- the LOC141706959 gene encoding uncharacterized protein LOC141706959 isoform X2, whose protein sequence is MDYLVSLQQTHQGLCLFHSKYKDYSRKIQSLGSSIGSVKVFDEDKSCGLVLCGGNYKGSRKNEIFRKKKGSLVCANSKSKSLSSNGHVSNLDFKNGGSSSSGSSSGSESGSSQYNSSRNFEEYQSNNNLRRLIRNGELEEGLRFLESMVYRGDIPDIIPCTSLIRGFCRLRKTKKATRVLEIIEESGAVPDVITYNVLISGYCKVGEIDNALEILDRMSVAPDVVTYNTILRSLCDSGKLKQAMEVLDRQLQKECYPDVITYTILIEATCKEIGVGQGMKLLDEMRSKGCKPDVVTYNVLINGICKEGRLNEAIKFLDNMPSYGCRPNVITHNIILRSMCSTGRWRDAEKLLTEMVHKGCSPSVVTFNILINFLCRKGLLGRAIDILEKMPKHGCSPNSLSYNPLLHGFCQEKKMDRAIEYLEIMVSRGCYPDIVTYNTLLTALCKDGKVNIAVEILNQLSSKGCSPVLITYNTVIDGLAKMGKTDSAITLLDEMREKGLKPDIITYSSLLGGLCREAKIEEAIKFFHDLEGLGARPNAITYNSIMLGLCKARRTDRAIDFLDSMVSQGCKPTEATYTILIEGLAYEGLAKEALEILNELCSRGVVKRSSAPQVLVKI, encoded by the coding sequence ATGGATTATTTGGTGTCTTTACAACAAACCCATCAAGGGTTATGCTTATTTCATTCTAAATATAAAGATTATAGTAGAAAGATTCAATCTTTAGGGTCTAGTATTGGTTCAGTGAAGGTGTTTGATGAGGATAAGTCATGTGGTCTTGTTCTTTGTGGTGGAAATTATAAAGGGTCGAGGAAAAATGAGATTTTTCGAAAGAAAAAGGGAAGCTTGGTATGTGCTAATTCGAAGTCTAAAAGTTTGAGCTCTAATGGGCATGTGTCTAATCTTGATTTTAAGAATGGGGGTAGTTCTAGTTCAGGTTCGAGCTCGGGTTCGGAATCGGGTTCAAGTCAGTATAATTCATCGCGGAATTTTGAGGAGTACCAGAGTAATAATAATCTTCGGAGGTTGATTAGAAATGGGGAGTTAGAGGAGGGGTTAAGGTTTTTAGAGAGCATGGTTTATAGAGGTGATATTCCGGATATTATTCCTTGTACAAGTTTGATTCGAGGGTTTTGTCGACTTCGGAAAACTAAGAAAGCTACTAGGGTTTTGGAAATAATTGAGGAGTCGGGGGCTGTTCCTGATGTTATTACTTATAATGTGTTGATTAGTGGGTATTGTAAGGTGGGAGAGATTGATAATGCATTGGAGATTTTAGATCGGATGAGTGTTGCTCCGGATGTTGTTACTTATAATACCATCTTGCGTAGTTTATGTGATAGTGGGAAACTTAAACAAGCAATGGAAGTTCTTGATAGGCAGTTACAAAAGGAGTGTTACCCTGATGTGATAACGTATACTATTTTGATTGAAGCTACTTGTAAGGAGATTGGGGTAGGTCAGGGAATGAAGTTGTTGGATGAAATGAGGAGTAAAGGTTGTAAACCGGATGTTGTTACTTATAACGTCCTTATCAATGGTATATGCAAAGAAGGGAGGTTGAATGAAGCAATAAAATTCTTGGATAATATGCCGTCATATGGTTGCCGGCCGAACGTAATAACACATAATATAATTCTTCGTAGCATGTGTAGTACTGGTAGGTGGAGGGATGCTGAGAAACTTTTGACTGAGATGGTTCACAAAGGATGTTCTCCTAGTGTTGTTACCTTTAACATCTTGATTAATTTCTTATGTAGGAAAGGATTATTGGGTCGAGCGATTGATATATTGGAGAAGATGCCTAAGCATGGATGTAGTCCTAATTCGTTGAGTTATAATCCTTTGCTTCATGGATTCTGCCAAGAGAAGAAGATGGATAGGGcaattgaatatttagagattatGGTGTCCAGAGGGTGTTACCCCGATATTGTGACCTATAATACCCTACTCACTGCTTTATGCAAAGATGGGAAAGTTAATATTGCAGTTGAGATACTTAATCAGCTAAGTAGCAAAGGTTGCTCGCCAGTATTGATCACTTATAACACAGTGATTGATGGGCTAGCAAAAATGGGGAAAACAGATTCTGCTATAACTCTGTTGGATGAAATGCGAGAAAAGGGTCTCAAGCCTGATATCATTACTTATTCTTCACTTTTAGGAGGGCTTTGCAGAGAAGCAAAGATTGAGGAGGCCATTAAATTCTTTCATGACTTGGAAGGACTGGGTGCCAGGCCTAATGCTATTACCTACAACTCTATCATGCTTGGGCTCTGTAAGGCCCGTAGAACTGATCGCGCCATCGACTTCCTAGATAGTATGGTATCGCAAGGATGTAAACCTACTGAAGCTACTTACACTATTCTTATAGAAGGTTTAGCTTATGAAGGACTAGCCAAGGAAGCCCTGGAGATTTTAAACGAGTTGTGCTCGAGGGGAGTTGTGAAGAGAAGTTCTGCACCGCAGGTTTTGGTCAAGATATAG
- the LOC141706959 gene encoding uncharacterized protein LOC141706959 isoform X3, producing MDYLVSLQQTHQGLCLFHSKYKDYSRKIQSLGSSIGSVKVFDEDKSCGLVLCGGNYKGSRKNEIFRKKKGSLVCANSKSKSLSSNGHVSNLDFKNGGSSSSGSSSGSESGSSQYNSSRNFEEYQSNNNLRRLIRNGELEEGLRFLESMVYRGDIPDIIPCTSLIRGFCRLRKTKKATRVLEIIEESGAVPDVITYNVLISGYCKVGEIDNALEILDRMSVAPDVVTYNTILRSLCDSGKLKQAMEVLDRQLQKECYPDVITYTILIEATCKEIGVGQGMKLLDEMRSKGCKPDVVTYNVLINGICKEGRLNEAIKFLDNMPSYGCRPNVITHNIILRSMCSTGRWRDAEKLLTEMVHKGCSPSVVTFNILINFLCRKGLLGRAIDILEKMPKHGCSPNSLSYNPLLHGFCQEKKMDRAIEYLEIMVSRGCYPDIVTYNTLLTALCKDGKVNIAVEILNQLSSKGCSPVLITYNTVIDGLAKMGKTDSAITLLDEMREKGLKPDIITYSSLLGGLCREAKIEEAIKFFHDLEGLGARPNAITYNSIMLGLCKARRTDRAIDFLDSMVSQGCKPTEATYTILIEGLAYEGLAKEALEILNELCSRGVVKRSSAPQLNQE from the exons ATGGATTATTTGGTGTCTTTACAACAAACCCATCAAGGGTTATGCTTATTTCATTCTAAATATAAAGATTATAGTAGAAAGATTCAATCTTTAGGGTCTAGTATTGGTTCAGTGAAGGTGTTTGATGAGGATAAGTCATGTGGTCTTGTTCTTTGTGGTGGAAATTATAAAGGGTCGAGGAAAAATGAGATTTTTCGAAAGAAAAAGGGAAGCTTGGTATGTGCTAATTCGAAGTCTAAAAGTTTGAGCTCTAATGGGCATGTGTCTAATCTTGATTTTAAGAATGGGGGTAGTTCTAGTTCAGGTTCGAGCTCGGGTTCGGAATCGGGTTCAAGTCAGTATAATTCATCGCGGAATTTTGAGGAGTACCAGAGTAATAATAATCTTCGGAGGTTGATTAGAAATGGGGAGTTAGAGGAGGGGTTAAGGTTTTTAGAGAGCATGGTTTATAGAGGTGATATTCCGGATATTATTCCTTGTACAAGTTTGATTCGAGGGTTTTGTCGACTTCGGAAAACTAAGAAAGCTACTAGGGTTTTGGAAATAATTGAGGAGTCGGGGGCTGTTCCTGATGTTATTACTTATAATGTGTTGATTAGTGGGTATTGTAAGGTGGGAGAGATTGATAATGCATTGGAGATTTTAGATCGGATGAGTGTTGCTCCGGATGTTGTTACTTATAATACCATCTTGCGTAGTTTATGTGATAGTGGGAAACTTAAACAAGCAATGGAAGTTCTTGATAGGCAGTTACAAAAGGAGTGTTACCCTGATGTGATAACGTATACTATTTTGATTGAAGCTACTTGTAAGGAGATTGGGGTAGGTCAGGGAATGAAGTTGTTGGATGAAATGAGGAGTAAAGGTTGTAAACCGGATGTTGTTACTTATAACGTCCTTATCAATGGTATATGCAAAGAAGGGAGGTTGAATGAAGCAATAAAATTCTTGGATAATATGCCGTCATATGGTTGCCGGCCGAACGTAATAACACATAATATAATTCTTCGTAGCATGTGTAGTACTGGTAGGTGGAGGGATGCTGAGAAACTTTTGACTGAGATGGTTCACAAAGGATGTTCTCCTAGTGTTGTTACCTTTAACATCTTGATTAATTTCTTATGTAGGAAAGGATTATTGGGTCGAGCGATTGATATATTGGAGAAGATGCCTAAGCATGGATGTAGTCCTAATTCGTTGAGTTATAATCCTTTGCTTCATGGATTCTGCCAAGAGAAGAAGATGGATAGGGcaattgaatatttagagattatGGTGTCCAGAGGGTGTTACCCCGATATTGTGACCTATAATACCCTACTCACTGCTTTATGCAAAGATGGGAAAGTTAATATTGCAGTTGAGATACTTAATCAGCTAAGTAGCAAAGGTTGCTCGCCAGTATTGATCACTTATAACACAGTGATTGATGGGCTAGCAAAAATGGGGAAAACAGATTCTGCTATAACTCTGTTGGATGAAATGCGAGAAAAGGGTCTCAAGCCTGATATCATTACTTATTCTTCACTTTTAGGAGGGCTTTGCAGAGAAGCAAAGATTGAGGAGGCCATTAAATTCTTTCATGACTTGGAAGGACTGGGTGCCAGGCCTAATGCTATTACCTACAACTCTATCATGCTTGGGCTCTGTAAGGCCCGTAGAACTGATCGCGCCATCGACTTCCTAGATAGTATGGTATCGCAAGGATGTAAACCTACTGAAGCTACTTACACTATTCTTATAGAAGGTTTAGCTTATGAAGGACTAGCCAAGGAAGCCCTGGAGATTTTAAACGAGTTGTGCTCGAGGGGAGTTGTGAAGAGAAGTTCTGCACCGCAG CTAAATCAGGAATGA
- the LOC141706958 gene encoding oligopeptide transporter 4-like: protein MEVETPVSTSILKGGDIPNKEDDEISPIEQVILTVPITDDPTQPVWTFRMWVLGLISCVLLSFLNQFFSYRREPLIISQITVQVATLPIGRFMAAFLPMTQFRIPGFGSKMFSLNPGPFNMKEHVLITIFANAGSAFGGGSAYAVGIVNIIEAFYFRKIHFMAAWLLIITTQVLGYGWAGLLRKYVVEPAHMWWPNTLVQISLFRALHERDDAELIQENHEVEAPRRGMSRSKFFVIALGCSFCWYLVPNYLFQTLQSVSWVCWAYPNSVTAHQLGSGFNGLGIGAFTLDWSAVASYLASPLVSPFFAIVNVFIGYTLFVYVVIPLSYWGLNAYNATTFPIFSSQLFTGEGQLYNITKIVNSNFEIDHGEYAKQGRINLSTFFALAYGLGFAAIASTLTHVGLFYGREVYDRYRASKKEKMDVHTRLMKNYKDIPAWWFHVLLAVTLLVSLSLTIFMKEDIQMPYWGLIFAAFLAFMFTLPISIITATTNQTPGLNIITEYIMGLIYAGRPIANVCFKTYGYMSMTQAISFLSDFKLGHYMKIPPRSMFLVQFLGTIIAGTVNLTVAWWLLHSVPNICQLNKLPSNSPWICPNDRVFFDASVIWGLVGPRRIFGPYGNYGALNWFFLGGLMGPFIVWMFHKAFPKQTWIPLINLPVLLGATAAMPPASALNYNSWIVVGTIFNFFVFRYRKKWWQKYNYILSAALDAGVAFMAVLLYFTVNMEGRGIYWWGTNDPEHCDLATCPTAKGVTVEGCPTF from the exons ATGGAGGTTGAAACACCAGTGAGCACAAGTATTCTAAAAGGTGGTGACATTCCAAACAAAGAAGATGATGAGATATCACCTATAGAGCAAGTCATTCTAACAGTCCCCATAACAGATGACCCGACCCAACCCGTATGGACATTTCGGATGTGGGTCTTGGGTTTAATCTCATGTGTCCTGCTGTCTTTTCTTAACCAGTTCTTCTCTTACAGGAGAGAGCCACTTATCATTTCACAGATCACTGTCCAGGTTGCAACACTCCCTATAGGACGGTTCATGGCTGCTTTTTTACCCATGACTCAGTTCCGAATACCCGGGTTCGGGTCGAAGATGTTCTCGCTGAACCCGGGTCCGTTTAACATGAAGGAGCATGTGCTTATTACAATTTTTGCTAATGCTGGGAGTGCTTTTGGCGGTGGTTCAGCTTATGCTGTGGGGATTGTTAATATTATTGAAGCCTTTTATTTTAGGAAAATTCATTTTATGGCTGCATGGCTTCTCATTATCACTACCCAG GTATTGGGATATGGATGGGCGGGTTTATTGAGGAAATATGTAGTGGAACCAGCACACATGTGGTGGCCTAACACTCTTGTCCAAATCTCCCTGTTCCG TGCACTCCATGAACGAGATGATGCAGAACTCATCCAAGAAAACCATGAGGTCGAGGCCCCCCGGCGAGGAATGTCACGTTCGAAATTCTTTGTAATTGCGCTCGGTTGCAGTTTCTGTTGGTATTTGGTCCCTAATTACTTATTTCAAACACTGCAAAGCGTCTCATGGGTATGCTGGGCATATCCTAACTCTGTAACAGCCCACCAGCTTGGTTCAGGTTTTAATGGTCTAGGAATCGGAGCGTTTACTTTGGACTGGTCTGCTGTGGCGTCCTACTTGGCTAGTCCTCTCGTATCCCCTTTCTTCGCCATTGTCAATGTTTTCATTGGCTATACATTGTTTGTCTATGTGGTCATTCCTCTGTCGTACTGGGGACTTAATGCCTACAATGCCACAACATTTCCTATTTTTTCGTCGCAGTTGTTCACTGGTGAGGGACAATTGTACAACATAACTAAAATTGTCAATAGTAATTTCGAAATAGATCACGGGGAGTACGCGAAGCAAGGTAGAATCAATTTGAGTACTTTCTTTGCTTTGGCTTATGGACTTGGATTTGCTGCCATTGCATCTACTCTTACACATGTTGGCCTTTTCTATGGAAG GGAGGTATATGATCGTTACCGAGCTTCTAAGAAAGAGAAAATGGATGTTCACACAAGATTAATGAAGAACTACAAAGATATACCTGCATGGTGGTTTCATGTGCTTCTTGCTGTGACATTGCTCGTCTCCCTCTCGCTCACCATCTTCATGAAGGAGGACATCCAGATGCCTTACTGGGGTCTTATCTTTGCAGCTTTCTTAGCTTTTATGTTCACCCTTCCGATTAGCATCATTACTGCCACCACCAATCAG ACACCAGGTCTAAATATCATCACTGAGTATATTATGGGGCTGATTTATGCTGGAAGGCCTATAGCCAATGTCTGTTTCAAGACATATGGATATATGAGCATGACTCAAGCAATATCCTTTCTAAGCGATTTCAAGTTGGGTCACTACATGAAGATCCCTCCAAGGTCCATGTTTTTAGTTCAG TTCCTCGGAACGATAATAGCAGGAACAGTTAATCTAACTGTAGCATGGTGGCTATTGCACTCAGTTCCGAACATATGTCAGTTAAATAAACTTCCGTCAAACAGCCCATGGATATGTCCCAACGACCGCGTCTTCTTTGATGCATCTGTAATCTGGGGTTTGGTAGGCCCTAGGAGAATTTTCGGACCTTATGGCAACTATGGAGCACTTAATTGGTTCTTTCTAGGAGGACTAATGGGACCCTTTATAGTATGGATGTTTCACAAGGCATTCCCTAAGCAAACTTGGATTCCACTCATTAACCTTCCTGTTCTCCTCGGTGCAACTGCTGCAATGCCGCCTGCTTCAGCATTGAACTATAATTCTTGGATTGTAGTTGGTACGATATTCAACTTCTTCGTGTTCAGATATAGAAAGAAATGGTGGCAGAAGTATAACTACATTCTTTCGGCTGCTCTTGACGCTGGGGTGGCTTTTATGGCGGTTCTGCTATACTTTACTGTCAATATGGAGGGGAGGGGAATATACTGGTGGGGTACGAATGATCCTGAGCATTGCGATTTGGCAACGTGTCCTACGGCCAAGGGTGTAACAGTGGAAGGTTGTCCTACTTTTTAA